TTGAACGGATAAAACCCCCGAATCACGGTCAAAGAACGTTCTCTCAACGTTTGACATTTCTGAGAGCGCTCTTTCAATTCGTTCACGACATTCCACGCAGGCAAGCGCAGATGGCGCGTACGATTTCAAATCAATTGTTTCAGCCTGAACCGTGCCTTTTCTCAAGAACGTGCTCCAAACCATCGGCATACAGCCGTTTTATATGTTCGTCTGCAAGTGAGTAGTAGATGTGTTTTCCCGCTCGACGGGATTTGACTAGTCTTAATAGATGAAGTCGTCGAAGCTGATGGGAGGCAAGCGATTCGGAGATTCCTATCGCTGCGGATAAGTCGCAAACGCAAGTTTCTTCTAAGAAGAGCGCGTGCAAAATCCGAAGGCGTGTAGGATCACCAAGCGCCCCGAATATCTCCGCAAGCCTTTGAACGGTCTCTTCGCCCATTGCTTCGGAGTTGTGAATTAATTTTTTATCAGTAACAGCCATCAAGAGAACACCTGAACACTTGAATATACGTTCATATGTATTTTACCATAGTCCTTCTTATCTTAAGCCAGTAAATTTAGCAGGTTAGATGTCGAATCTCACCACAATGTGAACGGTTGAGGTC
The bacterium genome window above contains:
- a CDS encoding metalloregulator ArsR/SmtB family transcription factor, encoding MAVTDKKLIHNSEAMGEETVQRLAEIFGALGDPTRLRILHALFLEETCVCDLSAAIGISESLASHQLRRLHLLRLVKSRRAGKHIYYSLADEHIKRLYADGLEHVLEKRHGSG